In Arachis hypogaea cultivar Tifrunner chromosome 7, arahy.Tifrunner.gnm2.J5K5, whole genome shotgun sequence, the genomic window TCCTTTacatcctccttcttcttcttcccttcataCCACAAAACAAACACAGTTTCTTGTAATTAAACATAAGAATGGAGCAGTGTTGGGAGAACTGGCCTCTACACACGGTAATTATTAATTACAACCAACTCAACTAGTATAAAGCTAAGAGAAAAGTGCTAGTATTATATAGTTTTATTTGTTAAAGTAATTGTTAATATACGTACAGGAAATAGAGCACCATGATCATGGAGATTTCTTCTTATCATTGGAGCAGTGCCAGAAGCCacctgatgatgatgacgatttCCTCAGAGAAATCCTGCAGATGCCACCGGATTTTATTGACAATCATTCTACTGTGGATCTCGTCACCACCGGCACGACGGAGAGCGCGGAGGGAAAAAGGCCCAGAACATTCATTCTCTCCTTCGATAACTCAACCATAATACCTGCCATGGCAGAGCAACAACAACCGCTGGGGGTGGGTGCGGGTGCTGCCACTACCACCCCTTTGCCCTCCTTATCAAAGAAACGGAACCTTCCTCAGAAGCCGCAGCAAGCAAGGATCCCCGTCCCCGTCCCTCACCCCCAGCCAGGAGCAGCAAAGAGGAGTCGAAACGACTCTCAGATTGTGGATCACATCATGGCTGAGAGAAAAAGAAGACAGCAACTCACCCAGATGTTCATAGCTCTCTCCGCCACTATTCCTGGCTTGAAGAAGGTACCTCCCTAATTATCCCATCACTTACTCAATTTCAACCTACCTATTCCTATAATTCGCCTAAATCAAATCggatatatatatacatgcatcACTCTTAATCAATATAGCTGCTTGTTTATTTGGAAGAAAGATCATAAAATATACTTGATCCTGTTATCTTAAGCTCTTAGCATTCAACGAATCTAAATCTTTTACTATACTATACGATATCCCTTTACCGATTACATTGTTTAttagatgtatatatatatatatagttgattaAAACTCGCAAATTCAAATTAAGTGacatgattaaaatttaaaattccatATAAGTTGCaccataagagaatagaatccaTATTCTGGATCTTCACAAGCATCAAAGCGGCGGGTCTTGCTATTTTCAGTTGCAGAAATGTTAAAAATGTACTAGAGAGTAGAGATAGAGTAAAACAAAAAATGGATTATTAAAAGTTAGAATAATATCATCACATCACATGTGCCAcataacataatataatataataatcacaCAAAGTTACTGTGGCCTTTATTGTGCCAAAGAGATAAGTAGATCATCTTGTATTAACAATAGATAAGTAGTGTTCTAGCTAGTAATTTCTCATGATCaatatgtatatgtatgtgtAGACGGACAAGGCTTCTATACTTGGGGAAGCCATTAATTACGTGAAACAGCTGCAAGAACGTGTGAGGGAGCTGGAAAAGCGGAACAATGATAACAAGAGGGGCCCAACAGAGCCAGTAATATTCCTCAACAAGACTCAGCTGCTGTGTCGGAACAACGAAGACAGCACCagcgaggaagaggaggaggaggatgaggaggaggaggaagtggAGGATTGGCGTAGCAAGGAGGAAAAACAAGTGCTGCCAGATGTTGAAGCAAGAATgctggagaaggagaaggaagtgCTGATTGAGATCCACTGCGAGAAAGAGAATGGAATTGAGGTGAAGATATTGGAGCAGCTTGAAAATCTTCATCTGAGTGTGACCGGAAGCAGCGTTTTGCCATTTGGGAATTCGACTCTGGGTATTACCATCATTGCAAAGATGGGAGATGCTTACACCATGACACTCCATGATCTCCTCACAAATTTACGCCAACTGTTATTGATCAACAACACTACTGATCCGTACTAGTGTATCATCAAACCCTGCAACTTGTATCTGCTGCATCCCCatgcttgtttttctttttaaattaaggGGAAATTTATGTGTACTAAACTTTACGTAAAGTTTATAACTGAGAGTCGtcagatgatttgactgattttactaaatttttatctaatgactttcaactatcaactttacgtaatgtcgactgcacctgaattttgaCCTTTAATTATTGTATCAGTACAATAATCTCTTAATTTGTCAAATAAAATCACCATAAGTACGTACCATGTTTATTTTCTCATCATGCCGTTCAAATAAAGCATTCTATATTTATTTGTGTGTATATGTGTATTGAATATTTGAATTCAAGATTTGATGGAATTTGTTCAAACCTTCCATCACGCTCAACTTCACCTAGTAAATCCAATTAAAGATTTGTTCATAATATTACACACCCAGTGATTTTATCATGTCAGACATTAGACACTCACATGTCCCATAAAACTTGCTCATTTGCTTTCATGACATGTTGACATATAAAAACATGAAGAATATATCCTAATAACTCTATGACTCAAAGAGCAATGTATTTTTAtgcatgtatttttttttctttctaagtaACTAACattattatatatcatattaatattaatataatttggtTTTTgtaatgatttattttttatataatgaaagtactgacatgtatatatttattcttgtattatattttggataaatttaaaaaaagaattgcTATTTTTTAATGTTAATGTTAATAAATTATACGAATAATTTAACTATgaaatcatatatattattagaataattttccAATTACATGTATCctaaataataatattagtaggtaatatatataattcaaatatTTGCCCTTTTTTGTAGTATATGTTACTagtatttttttttccaattacaTGTAtactagtattttttattttttttctattattaatattattatttatattaatattattatgtgtaataatctaaatattatatattattatgatCGTTAAAAATATGATATTAGTATTAATATAAGAAATTTTGAATACTAATAATGCATATGttaaatcaatattaaactgtTACCGAATATGAAAGTTATTTACCGAATATGAAAGTTATTATATTCattaatattaaagtattttatatatttatgctaataatatatatatattaagaattatTCTCCACGTAGAGacatttttttatacaagtcactTATATTCACGCGCTTCGTACCgttattgtttcttcttcttctttgttattgtcgtcatcaacaccacttcttcctcctccttctcctcttccttcttcttttttcattggaatttcttcttctcctttctgtttctctttctccttcatctTCAGTGATCTCGTtgttaaaataatgaataattcagattcagattgtcaattgaatcagaacaaaattgattattgttttgaatccaattaatagtggctaaggtatggttcaactcaaaagaaaaaaaatctaacattagaaggaacatttttctttttcctttttttttttttcattgaatttcttctttctttcttttctctttctcttcatcttcatat contains:
- the LOC112703793 gene encoding transcription factor bHLH25 — translated: MEQCWENWPLHTEIEHHDHGDFFLSLEQCQKPPDDDDDFLREILQMPPDFIDNHSTVDLVTTGTTESAEGKRPRTFILSFDNSTIIPAMAEQQQPLGVGAGAATTTPLPSLSKKRNLPQKPQQARIPVPVPHPQPGAAKRSRNDSQIVDHIMAERKRRQQLTQMFIALSATIPGLKKTDKASILGEAINYVKQLQERVRELEKRNNDNKRGPTEPVIFLNKTQLLCRNNEDSTSEEEEEEDEEEEEVEDWRSKEEKQVLPDVEARMLEKEKEVLIEIHCEKENGIEVKILEQLENLHLSVTGSSVLPFGNSTLGITIIAKMGDAYTMTLHDLLTNLRQLLLINNTTDPY